A single genomic interval of Bradyrhizobium japonicum USDA 6 harbors:
- a CDS encoding DMT family transporter has product MGEWAGVAIALASSSLGGTAAAITRYLVGGADPVLLAILRWGIGFLCLLPCALLLGVRWPQRPDWPAVALLGICFFGLFFILYNIAVSYTTAARASLALATLPLHTMVVGAILGVERLTVRKIIGVGIAVLGVTAALAAGLAQSPPGAWRGELIMTGAVFCMAFYNVLSRPLMQRSSALGFLTVGMGAGAVVLVLAGLVKGSFAALDHFTPGQWIAGIYLGAGGGALAFILWVMALARATPTRVANTMTVNPIAATLLAALLIGEPITANLLIGLIAVFAGIFIATSQAKPA; this is encoded by the coding sequence GTGGGAGAGTGGGCCGGGGTTGCGATCGCGCTGGCGTCGAGCAGCCTCGGCGGCACCGCCGCGGCGATCACCCGCTATCTCGTCGGCGGCGCCGATCCCGTTCTGCTGGCGATCCTGCGCTGGGGGATCGGCTTTCTCTGTCTGTTGCCTTGCGCGCTGCTGCTTGGCGTGCGCTGGCCGCAGCGGCCCGACTGGCCGGCGGTGGCGCTGCTCGGCATCTGCTTCTTCGGCCTGTTCTTCATCCTCTACAATATCGCGGTGTCCTACACGACCGCCGCGCGCGCCAGCCTCGCGCTGGCGACGCTGCCGCTCCACACCATGGTGGTCGGTGCGATCCTCGGCGTCGAGCGGTTGACGGTTCGCAAGATCATTGGCGTCGGCATCGCCGTGCTCGGTGTGACAGCCGCGCTGGCCGCGGGGCTCGCCCAGAGCCCGCCCGGCGCCTGGCGCGGCGAACTGATCATGACTGGTGCCGTGTTCTGCATGGCGTTCTACAACGTGCTGTCGCGCCCGCTGATGCAGCGCTCCAGCGCGCTTGGCTTCCTTACCGTCGGCATGGGCGCGGGCGCTGTCGTGCTGGTGCTGGCGGGACTCGTGAAGGGCAGCTTTGCGGCGCTCGATCACTTCACGCCGGGGCAATGGATCGCCGGCATCTATCTCGGCGCCGGCGGCGGCGCGCTCGCCTTCATCCTCTGGGTGATGGCGCTGGCGCGGGCGACGCCGACCCGCGTTGCCAACACCATGACGGTCAATCCGATTGCCGCGACCTTGCTGGCGGCGCTGCTCATCGGCGAGCCGATCACGGCAAACCTTCTGATCGGGCTGATTGCCGTGTTCGCCGGCATCTTTATCGCGACCAGCCAGGCGAAGCCGGCCTAG
- the hemB gene encoding porphobilinogen synthase translates to MAIKYGRPIELREVSRRDGAAASPALDLTVRPRRNRKAEWARRMVRENVLTTDDLIWPLFLIDGNNKREQIASMPGVDRLSVDQAVREAERAMKLTIPCLALFPYTDPSLRDEEGSEATNPNNLVCQAVRAIKKEFPDIGILCDVALDPFTSHGHDGLISDGKILNDETVAVLVRQALVQAEAGCDIIAPSDMMDGRVAAIREGLDRSSLLDVQIMAYAAKYASAFYGPFRDAIGSAKTLTGDKRTYQMDSANTDEALREVDLDISEGADMVMVKPGMPYLDVVRRVKDTFAMPTFAYQVSGEYAMIAAAANNGWLDGERAMMESLLAFKRAGADGVLSYFAPKVAEKLRSQT, encoded by the coding sequence ATGGCGATCAAATACGGACGTCCGATCGAATTGCGCGAGGTTTCGCGCCGGGATGGCGCTGCCGCCTCCCCTGCCCTCGATCTGACCGTCCGCCCGCGCCGTAACCGCAAGGCCGAATGGGCCCGGCGCATGGTGCGCGAGAACGTGCTCACCACCGACGATTTGATCTGGCCGCTGTTCCTGATCGACGGCAACAACAAGCGCGAGCAGATCGCCTCGATGCCGGGCGTCGACCGCCTCAGCGTCGACCAGGCTGTGCGCGAGGCCGAGCGCGCCATGAAGCTCACCATCCCCTGCCTCGCGCTGTTTCCCTATACCGACCCGTCCCTGCGCGATGAGGAAGGCTCCGAGGCGACCAATCCGAACAACCTGGTCTGCCAGGCGGTGCGCGCGATCAAGAAAGAGTTTCCCGACATCGGCATCCTCTGCGACGTCGCCCTCGATCCCTTCACCAGCCACGGCCATGACGGCCTGATCTCTGACGGCAAGATCCTGAATGACGAGACGGTCGCGGTGCTGGTGCGTCAGGCGCTGGTCCAGGCCGAAGCCGGCTGCGACATCATCGCGCCGTCCGACATGATGGACGGCCGCGTCGCCGCGATCCGCGAGGGGCTGGATCGCTCCAGCCTGCTCGACGTGCAGATCATGGCCTATGCGGCAAAGTACGCCTCCGCCTTCTACGGCCCGTTCCGCGACGCCATCGGTTCGGCCAAGACGCTGACCGGCGACAAGCGCACTTACCAGATGGACAGCGCCAACACCGACGAGGCGCTGCGCGAGGTCGATCTCGACATCTCCGAGGGCGCCGACATGGTGATGGTGAAACCCGGCATGCCCTATCTCGACGTGGTCCGGCGCGTGAAGGACACCTTTGCGATGCCGACCTTCGCCTACCAGGTCTCCGGCGAATACGCGATGATCGCAGCCGCCGCCAACAACGGCTGGCTCGACGGCGAGCGCGCGATGATGGAAAGCCTGCTGGCGTTCAAGCGCGCCGGCGCCGACGGCGTGCTCAGCTATTTTGCGCCGAAGGTGGCCGAGAAGCTGCGGAGCCAAACGTAA
- a CDS encoding arginyltransferase, giving the protein MTQHSRDTPQFYLTAPSPCPYLPGRHERKVFTHLVGERAGDLNDLLTHGGFRRSQSIAYRPACDQCRACVSVRVVANEFRPSRNFRKVIARNADIIGEQRSAVPTSEQYSVFRAYLDSRHRHGGMADMTVLDYAMMVEDSHVETRIIEYRKRGPDSGITGRGEELIAVALTDVLSDGLSMVYSFFEPSQVSRSMGTFMILDHIARARRQGLPYVYLGYWIEGSKKMDYKARFLPQQRLAPSGWLRIDAQGDATSEPQD; this is encoded by the coding sequence TTGACCCAACACTCGCGCGACACCCCCCAATTTTACCTCACGGCGCCCTCTCCCTGCCCGTATCTGCCGGGCCGGCATGAGCGCAAGGTGTTTACGCACCTCGTGGGGGAGCGCGCAGGCGACCTCAACGACCTCCTGACTCATGGCGGGTTCCGCCGCAGCCAGTCGATCGCCTATCGGCCGGCCTGTGACCAGTGCCGCGCCTGCGTCTCGGTCAGGGTGGTCGCCAACGAGTTCCGCCCCTCCCGCAACTTCCGGAAAGTGATCGCGCGCAACGCCGACATCATCGGCGAGCAGCGCAGTGCGGTGCCGACCTCCGAGCAATATTCGGTGTTCCGAGCCTATCTCGACTCCCGCCACCGCCATGGCGGCATGGCCGACATGACCGTGCTCGACTACGCCATGATGGTCGAGGACAGCCATGTCGAGACCCGCATCATCGAATACCGCAAGCGCGGCCCCGACAGCGGCATCACCGGCCGCGGCGAGGAGCTGATCGCGGTGGCGCTGACCGACGTGCTCAGCGACGGCCTGTCGATGGTCTATTCGTTCTTCGAGCCGAGCCAGGTCAGCCGGTCGATGGGCACCTTCATGATCCTCGACCACATCGCCCGCGCCCGCCGCCAGGGCCTGCCTTACGTCTATCTCGGCTACTGGATCGAGGGCTCCAAGAAGATGGATTACAAGGCCCGCTTCCTGCCGCAGCAGCGCCTCGCGCCCTCAGGCTGGCTGCGCATCGACGCGCAAGGCGATGCGACATCAGAGCCGCAGGATTAG
- the glyA gene encoding serine hydroxymethyltransferase: MTSARTASAPDSFFTASLDQADPEIAAAIKGELGRQRHEVELIASENIVSRAVLEAQGSVMTNKYAEGYPGARYYGGCEWVDVAENLAIDRAKKLFGANFANVQPNSGSQMNQAVFLALLQPGDTFMGLDLAAGGHLTHGSPVNMSGKWFKAAHYTVRREDQIIDMDAVAKQAEEVKPKLIVAGGSAYSRAWDFKRFREIADSVGAYLLVDMAHFAGLVAGGVHASPVPYAHVTTTTTHKSLRGPRGGLILSNDEVLAKKLNSAIFPGLQGGPLMHVIAAKAVAFGEALRPDFKIYAKNVVENAKALAEAMKSHGFDIVSGGTDNHLMLVDLRPKGLKGNVSEKALVRAAITCNKNGIPFDPEKPFVTSGLRLGTPAATTRGFGVAEFQQVGGMIAEVLNAIAQSDDGKAPLVEAAIKERVKALTDRFPIYQ, translated from the coding sequence ATGACCTCAGCCAGAACCGCCTCCGCGCCCGACTCGTTTTTCACCGCCTCGCTCGACCAGGCCGACCCGGAAATCGCCGCCGCCATCAAGGGCGAGCTCGGCCGGCAGCGCCATGAGGTCGAGCTGATCGCCTCCGAGAACATCGTCAGCCGTGCCGTGCTGGAAGCGCAGGGTTCGGTGATGACCAACAAGTACGCAGAGGGTTATCCGGGCGCGCGCTACTATGGCGGTTGTGAGTGGGTCGACGTCGCCGAGAACCTCGCGATCGATCGCGCCAAGAAGCTGTTCGGCGCCAACTTCGCCAATGTGCAGCCGAACTCCGGCAGCCAGATGAACCAGGCGGTGTTCCTGGCGCTGCTGCAGCCCGGCGACACCTTCATGGGCCTCGACCTCGCGGCCGGCGGCCATCTCACCCACGGCTCGCCCGTCAACATGAGCGGTAAGTGGTTCAAGGCCGCGCACTACACCGTGCGCCGCGAGGACCAGATCATCGACATGGACGCGGTCGCCAAGCAGGCCGAAGAGGTCAAGCCCAAGCTGATCGTCGCCGGCGGCTCGGCCTATTCGCGCGCCTGGGACTTCAAGCGTTTCCGCGAGATCGCGGACAGCGTCGGCGCGTACCTCCTGGTCGACATGGCGCACTTCGCCGGTCTCGTCGCCGGCGGCGTGCATGCCTCGCCAGTGCCGTATGCCCACGTCACCACCACCACCACCCACAAGTCGCTGCGCGGTCCGCGCGGCGGCCTGATCCTCTCGAACGACGAGGTGCTCGCCAAGAAGCTCAACTCGGCGATCTTCCCGGGCCTGCAGGGTGGGCCCCTGATGCATGTGATCGCGGCGAAGGCGGTCGCCTTCGGCGAGGCGCTGCGTCCGGACTTCAAGATCTATGCGAAGAACGTCGTCGAGAACGCCAAGGCACTGGCCGAAGCGATGAAGAGCCACGGGTTCGATATTGTCTCCGGCGGCACCGATAACCATCTGATGCTGGTCGACCTCAGGCCGAAGGGCCTGAAGGGCAACGTCTCGGAGAAGGCGCTGGTCCGCGCCGCCATCACTTGCAACAAGAACGGCATTCCGTTCGACCCCGAAAAGCCCTTCGTCACCTCGGGCCTGCGTCTTGGCACCCCGGCGGCGACGACCCGCGGTTTCGGCGTCGCCGAATTCCAGCAGGTCGGCGGCATGATCGCCGAGGTCCTCAACGCGATCGCGCAGTCCGACGACGGCAAGGCGCCGCTGGTCGAGGCCGCGATCAAGGAGCGGGTCAAGGCACTCACCGATCGGTTCCCGATCTATCAGTAA
- the ldtR gene encoding transcriptional regulator LdtR yields the protein MMKAVATAADTAERVSGQQGSVQSLYLEALTLVERLHRRLLDVIKDEFDRRGRADINSVQALLLYNIGDKELTAGELRTRGYYLGSNVSYNLKKLVELGFLDHQRSRVDRRSVRIRLTPQGQEVRRIVDSLYQKHVKTVEQVGGISGEEFSTLNKSLHRLERFWTDQILYRL from the coding sequence ATGATGAAAGCCGTCGCAACTGCGGCAGATACCGCAGAGCGCGTCTCCGGCCAGCAGGGTTCGGTGCAGTCGCTCTATCTGGAAGCTTTGACTCTGGTGGAGCGGCTGCATCGCCGGCTCCTCGACGTCATCAAGGATGAATTCGATCGCCGCGGCCGTGCGGACATCAACTCGGTCCAGGCGCTCCTGCTCTACAACATCGGCGACAAGGAGCTGACCGCGGGCGAGCTGCGCACGCGCGGTTACTATCTCGGCTCCAACGTCTCCTACAATCTGAAGAAGCTCGTCGAGCTCGGCTTCCTCGATCATCAACGCTCGCGCGTCGATCGCCGTTCGGTGCGCATCCGCCTGACCCCGCAGGGCCAGGAAGTCCGCCGCATCGTCGACTCCCTCTACCAGAAGCACGTCAAGACGGTGGAGCAGGTCGGCGGTATCTCGGGCGAGGAATTCTCGACCCTCAACAAGTCGCTGCACCGCCTCGAGCGGTTCTGGACCGACCAGATCCTGTATCGTCTCTGA
- a CDS encoding adenylate/guanylate cyclase domain-containing protein produces the protein MQLTSRLALMNWLTGQGLTGLPENELLRGFCERCRAEGLELSRALVVIDTLHPIYEGRGFRWSDRASNESEMFEYGSTAEGDAAKSWRRSVFFHMLEHGHDEMVIDLADAPSMDFSQIGELAEKGHKHYLAFVHRFGENGALGLMDCLYSCWTTRRDSGFSEPELESLRDLVPVLGLAIKSAQQVDIARTLGRVYLGRDASAQVLGGRITRGVTERINAVLWYSDLRGSTGISESIGPDEIIPFLNDYAQAVIDAIHDAGGDVLKLIGDGVLAMFWGEDMSDARRAALRAEHLFRKNVAALNKRREADGRPTTSAYIGLHVGEVFYGNIGSADRLDFTVVGPTVNEVSRIASMSRSVDRELLASAEFYKGLDATGRRYLVSTGRYALRGIGRAQDLYTLDPEVDTSEPVTGSYERYLAN, from the coding sequence ATGCAATTGACCTCGCGCCTCGCGCTGATGAACTGGCTGACCGGCCAGGGGCTCACGGGCCTGCCCGAAAACGAACTGCTCCGCGGGTTCTGCGAGCGCTGCCGCGCCGAGGGCCTGGAACTCTCGCGCGCGCTGGTCGTGATCGACACGCTGCATCCGATCTATGAGGGGCGCGGCTTCCGCTGGAGCGACCGAGCCAGCAACGAGAGCGAAATGTTCGAATACGGCTCGACCGCCGAGGGCGATGCCGCCAAGAGCTGGCGCCGCTCGGTGTTCTTCCACATGCTCGAGCACGGCCACGACGAGATGGTGATTGATCTCGCCGATGCGCCGTCGATGGACTTCTCGCAGATCGGCGAACTCGCCGAAAAGGGCCACAAGCACTATCTCGCCTTCGTGCATCGTTTTGGCGAGAACGGTGCGCTCGGCCTGATGGATTGCCTCTACTCCTGCTGGACCACGCGCCGCGACAGCGGCTTCTCCGAACCCGAGCTCGAATCTCTGCGCGATCTCGTGCCGGTGCTGGGGCTCGCGATCAAGTCGGCGCAGCAGGTCGACATCGCGCGAACGCTCGGCCGCGTCTATCTCGGCCGCGATGCCTCCGCGCAGGTGCTGGGCGGGCGCATCACGCGCGGCGTCACCGAGCGCATCAACGCCGTGCTGTGGTATTCGGATCTGCGCGGCTCGACCGGGATCAGCGAGAGCATCGGCCCCGACGAGATCATCCCGTTCCTCAACGACTATGCGCAGGCCGTGATCGACGCGATCCACGATGCCGGCGGCGACGTGCTGAAGCTGATCGGCGATGGCGTGCTCGCGATGTTCTGGGGGGAGGACATGTCGGACGCGCGGCGCGCTGCGCTGCGCGCCGAGCACCTGTTCCGCAAGAACGTCGCTGCGCTGAACAAGCGGCGGGAGGCCGATGGCCGCCCCACAACGTCGGCCTATATCGGCCTGCATGTCGGCGAAGTCTTTTACGGCAATATCGGCAGCGCGGACCGGCTCGACTTCACCGTCGTCGGCCCCACCGTCAACGAGGTCAGCCGCATCGCCTCGATGAGCCGCTCGGTCGACCGCGAGCTGCTGGCCTCGGCCGAGTTCTACAAGGGTCTGGACGCCACCGGCCGCCGCTACCTCGTCTCCACCGGACGCTATGCGCTGCGCGGCATCGGCCGCGCGCAGGACCTCTACACGCTCGATCCCGAGGTCGATACGAGCGAGCCGGTGACCGGGAGCTACGAGCGGTATCTGGCGAATTAG
- a CDS encoding DUF6163 family protein: MSETSTRDAARDGASARDNARDNAMSVAAISSERPESDDNVWTRRLVLFLRVMALLSILKGLYHWAQVTGFVGGEDEAFENQSMAWQAATVYFAVIELVAAVGLWLATPWGAVVWLTTVVSMAVIELMFPGIYGGSLIVVGVEAFMLAAYLALAWMAARERPP; encoded by the coding sequence ATGTCCGAAACCTCCACCCGCGATGCGGCCCGCGACGGCGCCAGTGCCCGAGACAACGCCAGAGACAACGCGATGTCGGTGGCGGCGATCTCGTCGGAGCGTCCCGAGTCCGACGACAATGTCTGGACGCGCCGGCTCGTGCTATTCCTGCGCGTGATGGCGCTGCTGTCGATTCTGAAGGGCCTCTATCACTGGGCCCAGGTCACGGGCTTCGTCGGCGGCGAGGACGAGGCGTTCGAGAACCAGTCGATGGCCTGGCAGGCCGCCACCGTCTATTTCGCCGTGATCGAACTCGTTGCCGCGGTCGGCCTCTGGCTTGCGACGCCCTGGGGCGCTGTGGTGTGGCTGACGACCGTGGTGTCGATGGCGGTGATCGAACTGATGTTCCCGGGCATCTACGGCGGCAGCCTGATCGTCGTCGGTGTCGAGGCCTTCATGCTCGCCGCCTATCTCGCGCTCGCCTGGATGGCCGCGCGCGAGCGGCCGCCGTAG
- a CDS encoding RDD family protein, with translation MSYSDSGNAWRNDGAVQPHAYDPYLHPELFRGVATRRAFAFLIDMVVISVPVILGYIFIALFGIVTLGIGWALFWLAWPASVVWAIVYYGACIGGPSSATIGMRLMDLELRTWYGAPGYFVLGATHAVLFWVTVSFLTPFVVLVGLFNGRRRLLHDVVLGTVVINNSVRAPVPRAARTY, from the coding sequence ATGTCGTATTCGGACTCGGGCAATGCCTGGCGCAATGACGGCGCTGTGCAACCGCACGCCTACGATCCCTATCTGCACCCCGAATTGTTCCGCGGCGTGGCGACGCGGCGGGCGTTCGCGTTCCTGATCGACATGGTCGTGATCTCCGTTCCCGTGATCCTCGGCTACATCTTCATCGCGCTGTTTGGCATCGTCACGCTCGGCATCGGCTGGGCGCTGTTCTGGCTGGCCTGGCCGGCCTCCGTCGTTTGGGCCATCGTCTATTACGGCGCCTGCATCGGCGGTCCGTCGTCCGCGACGATCGGCATGCGCCTGATGGATCTGGAGTTGCGCACCTGGTACGGCGCGCCCGGTTATTTCGTGCTCGGCGCCACCCATGCCGTGCTGTTCTGGGTGACGGTCTCGTTCCTGACACCTTTCGTGGTGCTGGTTGGGCTGTTCAACGGCCGGCGGCGCCTGCTGCATGATGTCGTGCTGGGAACGGTCGTGATCAACAATTCCGTCCGCGCGCCCGTTCCGCGGGCCGCAAGGACCTACTGA
- a CDS encoding Nramp family divalent metal transporter gives MDARSPDLTQDAAGWRTDAPATKSLAEVNATIAIPTAGVWWRRLLAFVGPGYLVSVGYMDPGNWATDLAGGSRFGYTLLSVILLSNLMAILLQSLAARLGIVTDRDLAQACRATYSPAVNFLLWLACEAAIIACDLAEVIGTAIALKLLFGIPLIGGALLAALDAFLLLLLMNRGFRFLEAFVIALLGVIAVCFAVQVVAAAPPVAEVLRGFMPKTEIFTNPEMLYIAIGIIGATVMPHNLYLHSSIVQTRAYERNDTGRREAIKWATTDSTIALMLALFINAAILVVAAATFHKSGHSDVAEIGQAFELLSPLLGLGIASTLFAIALLASGLNSTVTATLAGQIVMEGFLDLRLPSWARRLLTRGIAIVPVIVVTAIYGERGTADLLVFSQVVLSMQLPFAVIPLVRFVSDRRKMGKFAIPTSVAAIAWIVAGIIVILNVKLLADTLFG, from the coding sequence ATGGATGCCCGCTCCCCCGATTTGACCCAAGATGCCGCCGGTTGGCGCACTGATGCGCCTGCTACCAAGAGCCTCGCCGAGGTGAACGCCACGATCGCCATCCCCACGGCGGGGGTGTGGTGGCGGCGGTTGCTTGCCTTTGTCGGCCCCGGCTACCTGGTCTCGGTCGGCTACATGGACCCCGGCAATTGGGCGACCGACCTCGCCGGCGGTTCCAGATTCGGCTACACGCTGCTCTCGGTCATCCTCCTTTCAAACCTGATGGCGATCCTGCTCCAGTCGCTGGCGGCGCGGCTCGGCATCGTCACCGACCGCGACCTCGCGCAGGCCTGCCGCGCGACCTATTCGCCGGCGGTGAACTTCCTGCTCTGGCTCGCCTGCGAGGCGGCGATCATCGCCTGCGATCTCGCCGAGGTCATCGGCACGGCGATCGCGCTCAAACTCCTGTTCGGCATTCCCCTGATCGGCGGCGCGCTGCTTGCCGCGCTCGACGCCTTCCTGCTGCTGCTCCTGATGAACCGTGGTTTCCGTTTCCTGGAAGCCTTCGTCATCGCGCTGCTCGGCGTCATCGCGGTCTGCTTCGCGGTACAGGTCGTGGCCGCGGCGCCGCCGGTGGCGGAAGTCCTGCGCGGCTTCATGCCGAAGACCGAGATCTTCACCAATCCGGAAATGCTCTACATCGCGATCGGCATCATCGGCGCGACCGTGATGCCGCATAATCTTTATCTGCACTCCTCGATCGTGCAGACGCGCGCCTATGAGCGTAACGACACCGGCCGGCGCGAAGCGATCAAATGGGCGACCACGGACTCGACCATCGCCCTGATGCTGGCACTGTTCATCAATGCGGCGATCCTCGTCGTGGCAGCCGCCACCTTCCACAAGAGCGGCCATTCCGACGTCGCCGAAATCGGCCAGGCCTTCGAGCTGTTGTCGCCGCTGCTCGGCCTCGGTATCGCCTCGACGCTGTTTGCGATTGCGCTGCTCGCCTCGGGCCTGAACTCGACGGTGACGGCGACGCTTGCCGGCCAGATCGTGATGGAGGGGTTTCTCGACCTGCGCCTGCCGAGCTGGGCGCGCCGCCTCCTGACGCGCGGCATCGCCATCGTTCCCGTGATCGTCGTCACCGCGATCTATGGCGAACGCGGCACGGCGGATCTGCTGGTGTTCAGCCAAGTCGTGCTGTCGATGCAGCTGCCCTTCGCCGTCATCCCGCTGGTGCGCTTCGTCTCGGATCGGCGCAAGATGGGGAAGTTCGCGATACCCACGTCAGTCGCCGCGATCGCGTGGATCGTCGCGGGAATCATCGTGATTTTGAACGTGAAGCTGCTGGCGGATACGCTGTTCGGGTGA
- a CDS encoding MFS transporter translates to MSNPLRLPDTFNRLAWSNLAAQSAEQIALAAAPIVAVLTLGVAEGQTGLLQTALTLPFVLFAIPAGLLADRISRRSVMAGAEALRAVALAAIVLLLTLGALNLPLLALLGFAAVCGTVVYSVAAPALVPSLVSAELLPSANARIELARTIAFASGPALGGALVGWWGASPAFGFAAALSAIAVVLLSGIYEPTRTPSPRRHPFQDIREGAAFVFHHPLLRPVFITQFIFNTGWFLQIAVFVPYAVRHLGLTAAGVGTVLTMYGVGMVIGALFATRVMKRIAFGTVVGLGPVTGFVAAVVMALTVLVPSPWLAALSFFLLGVGPILWVISTTTLRQSVTPPRLLGRVSAINIMSYGARPLGSALGAIVGGLWSAEACLYLAAAVFGAQALVIWLSPAVALDRQPAMVGDEAVAARC, encoded by the coding sequence ATGTCAAACCCGCTTCGCCTCCCCGACACCTTCAACCGCCTCGCCTGGTCCAACCTGGCGGCGCAATCGGCCGAGCAGATCGCGCTGGCGGCGGCCCCCATCGTCGCCGTGCTCACGCTGGGTGTTGCCGAAGGCCAGACCGGCCTGCTCCAGACCGCCCTCACCCTGCCCTTCGTCCTGTTCGCCATTCCGGCGGGCCTGCTCGCCGACCGCATCTCCCGCCGCTCGGTGATGGCCGGTGCCGAAGCTTTGCGCGCGGTCGCGCTGGCGGCCATCGTGCTGCTGCTCACACTTGGCGCGCTCAATTTGCCGCTGCTGGCTCTGCTCGGCTTTGCCGCCGTATGCGGCACGGTCGTCTACAGCGTGGCGGCGCCGGCCCTGGTGCCCTCGCTGGTGAGCGCGGAGCTGTTGCCGTCGGCAAATGCCCGCATCGAGCTCGCCCGCACCATCGCCTTTGCAAGCGGGCCTGCGCTCGGCGGCGCGCTGGTCGGCTGGTGGGGCGCGAGCCCGGCCTTCGGCTTCGCCGCGGCGCTTTCGGCCATCGCCGTCGTGCTGCTCTCCGGCATCTACGAGCCCACCCGGACGCCCTCGCCGCGGCGCCATCCGTTCCAGGACATCCGCGAGGGCGCGGCCTTCGTGTTCCACCATCCGCTGCTGCGGCCGGTGTTCATCACCCAGTTCATCTTCAACACCGGCTGGTTCCTCCAGATCGCCGTGTTCGTGCCCTATGCGGTGCGCCATCTCGGCCTGACGGCCGCAGGCGTCGGCACCGTGCTGACGATGTACGGCGTCGGCATGGTGATCGGCGCGCTGTTCGCCACGCGCGTGATGAAGCGCATCGCCTTCGGCACGGTCGTCGGCCTTGGCCCGGTCACGGGTTTCGTCGCCGCCGTAGTGATGGCGCTGACGGTGCTGGTCCCCTCGCCCTGGCTCGCGGCCTTGAGCTTCTTCCTGCTCGGCGTCGGGCCGATCCTCTGGGTGATTTCGACCACGACCCTGCGCCAATCCGTGACGCCGCCGCGCCTGCTCGGTCGCGTCTCCGCCATCAACATCATGAGCTACGGCGCCCGCCCGCTCGGCTCGGCGCTGGGCGCGATCGTCGGCGGCCTCTGGAGCGCGGAAGCCTGTCTGTATCTCGCAGCCGCCGTGTTCGGCGCGCAGGCGCTGGTGATCTGGCTCTCTCCCGCCGTGGCGCTGGATCGGCAGCCGGCCATGGTGGGCGACGAGGCGGTGGCGGCGCGGTGTTAG
- a CDS encoding MFS transporter has translation MSQRQLPIILALGTTQTLAWASSYYLPALLADPMARDLGVSSNWIFGAFSASLVISAMLGPRIGRQIDLFGGRQVLSVSNLTMAAGLVLLGLSHSLAVMAFAWLVLGIGMAMGLYDAAFAALSRIYGTEARRPITGITLMAGFASTVGWPLTAWGLSHIGWRETCFAWAAANILIGLPLNFFMLPAIKGARQAAAAEKPHLPLDRTMVLLAFVFAAVWTVTGAMAVHFPRLLEATGATHVEAIAAGALIGPAQVAARILEAGFLSRFHPLWSTRLACVTHPLGAAVVAIFGAPAASAFALLHGSGNGILTIARGTLPLSIFGPKDFGYRLGIIGAPARMAQAVAPLAFGLLIDVMGAKVLMVSSALSLSALAALFLIRAERRPD, from the coding sequence ATGAGCCAGCGCCAGCTTCCGATCATCCTGGCGCTCGGCACCACGCAGACCCTGGCCTGGGCTTCCAGTTACTACCTGCCGGCGCTGCTCGCCGATCCCATGGCGCGCGACCTCGGCGTCTCCTCCAACTGGATCTTTGGCGCGTTCTCGGCCTCGCTGGTGATCTCCGCGATGCTCGGCCCGCGCATCGGGCGGCAGATCGATCTGTTCGGGGGCCGGCAGGTGCTGTCGGTCTCGAACCTCACGATGGCCGCCGGTCTCGTCCTGCTCGGCCTCTCGCACTCATTGGCGGTGATGGCGTTCGCCTGGCTCGTGCTCGGCATCGGCATGGCGATGGGGCTGTACGATGCCGCCTTCGCCGCGCTCAGCCGCATCTACGGCACCGAGGCGCGCAGGCCTATCACCGGCATCACGCTGATGGCAGGCTTCGCCTCCACCGTCGGCTGGCCCCTCACCGCCTGGGGCCTGTCCCATATCGGCTGGCGCGAGACCTGTTTTGCCTGGGCGGCCGCCAACATCCTGATCGGCCTGCCCCTGAACTTCTTCATGCTGCCGGCGATCAAGGGCGCCAGGCAGGCGGCGGCGGCCGAGAAGCCGCATTTGCCGCTCGACCGCACCATGGTGCTGCTCGCCTTCGTCTTCGCGGCGGTCTGGACCGTCACCGGCGCGATGGCCGTCCATTTCCCGCGCCTGCTGGAGGCCACAGGCGCGACGCATGTCGAGGCCATCGCGGCCGGCGCGCTGATCGGCCCGGCACAGGTGGCCGCGCGTATTCTCGAAGCGGGCTTTCTGAGCCGCTTCCATCCGCTGTGGTCGACGCGCCTTGCCTGCGTCACCCACCCGCTCGGCGCCGCCGTCGTCGCCATCTTCGGCGCGCCTGCTGCGAGCGCGTTTGCGCTGCTCCACGGCTCGGGCAACGGCATTCTCACGATCGCGCGCGGCACGCTGCCGCTGTCGATCTTCGGCCCGAAAGATTTCGGCTACCGCCTCGGCATCATCGGCGCGCCGGCACGGATGGCGCAGGCCGTGGCGCCGCTGGCCTTCGGCCTGCTCATCGATGTCATGGGCGCCAAGGTGCTGATGGTCTCCTCCGCGCTCAGCCTCTCGGCGCTGGCGGCGCTGTTCCTGATCCGCGCCGAACGGCGGCCGGATTGA